The genomic stretch TGTCACAACCGGACAGCGCAAAGCAACGCATTACTTCTAAGTCTGGACTGATATCTAATGGGACATCACACGTACCTAGGCGGCTGGCAGTCTCAGGGAGATACTTAGCCAGCCATCCAAGATCTTCGTCGCTGAAGAAGCAAACAGGTATCGGGCAATCTAAGTGAGCCCGCAGGCCTAGCTGGACTGCCTTTCGCAGCATTAGCATGCATCGGGTTGCAAGGGGCTCGAAGTCGACCGCTCCTACCACGCGGCAAGCTGCATCGAGCTCGGGATGGGCGACAGTCCACCGAAAGGTTTGTCGTCCAAGGTTGTAGGCCAAATTGGGCATGAATTCGGGGGAGAAGCCAAGTTCCCACACGTTAAATCCTAGGGTGGTGCGGAATCCCCGGCGAATGGCATTAACAGCGTTGCAAATGACGCTATCGAAGCGGCCCGGGGATGCGTAGGTCATTGGCTCGTTGACATTAATGAGCAAGCTGACATCTGCAGCATCAAGATTATTGAGCAGGGCCGTATCGAAATAACCGCCAGTAAATACAGTCAACGACACTTTGGGGCAGATCTTGCGGAACACTCTTACTATCGCCTGGAGTTCTGGATGCAAAAATGGCTCGCCACCCAGTAGTGAGAGCGCATCAAGGCCGTTCAGCGCCACCCAGCGGGCGACACGCTCGGCGTTGGCGATGCTAATCTGACTACTGCCACTCCGCGTGCTTTCGCCAACCTCAAAGCAATACGGGCAACGGTTAGAACACTTTCTCGTGATGATGAGGTTCATATACCTCCCCCGACGGCGAGAAACTTCCGCCAGGAATCAAGAACCTCCATGTGATTGATGAAATGATCGTGCAGTCTCAGATTGGCTTTACAGACGTTTGCGGAGAAGGCGGAGTCCTGAAGATCGAAGGCCGGGCATCCGTGCTCACAGAGAAAACGGGCTCTACAATTTTGGCACACCGTTTCGTATTTTGCATTTTTCGCGTGAAAGGCCACCAAGGCATCAAGTTCGAATGGTGCCGTCAGCCGTGCAACATTTCCCATGCTGTAGCGGGCAAACTTCTCACCTGTACCTGCACAACCGCAAGGATAGATTTCTCCAGCAAGGTCGATCGCGACCATGGTCAGTCCGGCATGACAAAAGGGCGTATCGCATGTCAACTGGCCAGGTTCTTTTGAAAAGCAGCGCTTAAGGAAGCGATCAATTTTTTGCGCCAACCGCTTCTCGACAATCGTAAAATCTGATTCCTGGGTTGCCGTGCACACGTCACGAAATGCTGTGAAAATCGCTTCGGCAGGCAGCGGGCTCATAGACGAACCTTTACCGACGGAAGCACCAACGTTGGCCAAGAATGAAGTTACTCCAATTTCGCGCAGAAACTCCATGACTTCCGCCATACGGTCGTAATTATGCAAACCTATAACGCAAATTGGACCGCTAAATAGGCCAGCCGCTCGCGCCTTCTCGATGCCCCTCATGGTTGCGGCATGATCTCCGCGCATCTGGTTGTGTATGTGGGCCGGACCGTCCAAAGATGTGCCTAGGCTGACACCGAATTCGCGGAAAATGGAAAGATGCTCATCCGATATCAGCGTTAGATTACTCTGCAGTCCGAAAGACACTTTCCCACCGCGAGCAGTTGCTCGTGCAGTAGTGTATTCGCAAGCTTCGGCATAGAAACTGGGATCCAGCAGCAGTGGCTCGCCTCCGTGGAAAATCACGGAAATCGCCGCAGAACTCGACGAAGAAAAGATGGTATCAACGCCCTGGCGCAGGACCGAAATATCCATTAATTGTTCAGCACCAGGCTTTGATTGGACGGCTTTTGCATAGCAATAACGGCAGGAGAGATTGCAGGCTGATGTCACCTGAAAATGGAGTTCGTTTACGCGCCGCAGCGCTCGGGCTAGTGACCGCTGACAGAAATCGTCTGAGGATGTGAAATTCTTTGGGCGTAGTCCGGCCATAATAGAACCCCGCTGCTGCGGCACGACGGGGCCGCCCAGCTACGTAACAACTATAATCTCTAACCTCAGAAAGGGTTTGTGTTCCCGCTTGGACCGCTTGCCATAAAGCGTGTAAAAACACTTTCCGGCGAGTGGTCAGGTTCCCCGACTATACTTATGGTAAACGGAATAATTTGCGACTGTCTGCCCGGATTCCAAATCCTGATC from bacterium encodes the following:
- a CDS encoding radical SAM protein, producing the protein MNLIITRKCSNRCPYCFEVGESTRSGSSQISIANAERVARWVALNGLDALSLLGGEPFLHPELQAIVRVFRKICPKVSLTVFTGGYFDTALLNNLDAADVSLLINVNEPMTYASPGRFDSVICNAVNAIRRGFRTTLGFNVWELGFSPEFMPNLAYNLGRQTFRWTVAHPELDAACRVVGAVDFEPLATRCMLMLRKAVQLGLRAHLDCPIPVCFFSDEDLGWLAKYLPETASRLGTCDVPLDISPDLEVMRCFALSGCDRVLLEDFSSPEDLKRHFQRSVDRNRWMPTLFKWCTDCTHAHSGRCRGGCLARNGCIASTIDLPERMFGLIAKHGHAEALLAYRTAPPVLRSPLAGYLAAGAAIVLRDFDAAFRYAARALDTTEDAELKARVQKLLAEVPAPQSTPSLEA
- a CDS encoding radical SAM protein, producing MAGLRPKNFTSSDDFCQRSLARALRRVNELHFQVTSACNLSCRYCYAKAVQSKPGAEQLMDISVLRQGVDTIFSSSSSAAISVIFHGGEPLLLDPSFYAEACEYTTARATARGGKVSFGLQSNLTLISDEHLSIFREFGVSLGTSLDGPAHIHNQMRGDHAATMRGIEKARAAGLFSGPICVIGLHNYDRMAEVMEFLREIGVTSFLANVGASVGKGSSMSPLPAEAIFTAFRDVCTATQESDFTIVEKRLAQKIDRFLKRCFSKEPGQLTCDTPFCHAGLTMVAIDLAGEIYPCGCAGTGEKFARYSMGNVARLTAPFELDALVAFHAKNAKYETVCQNCRARFLCEHGCPAFDLQDSAFSANVCKANLRLHDHFINHMEVLDSWRKFLAVGGGI